The Candidatus Sericytochromatia bacterium genome includes a region encoding these proteins:
- a CDS encoding carboxypeptidase-like regulatory domain-containing protein, which produces MSSPHRHRSLFASCLQVLTAASLCQASWPVPVLADPLPSTTSIWGYSGLVIMPTAAVMGFRDFSLGSSVMSQKLRVDGLTPFATAGIFEGLEAGVLYGVPLQGFTGLSAHAKYQLVRPTRERPTAVAVGLSLIGVGGPERYVEGNNLYLVLSQDFNLQMNGKTYTWLTGHFGFAGNLSFGARMMAGAELPFGETLSLFGDYLGPLGGRSGYFNLGAAVRPLKDWQVRAYTMGYPDAGWSDRDYAVGVSYSGNVLGNAPGVGERPPKKASPRPTPTPQPTPEPTPEPTPEATPEPTPSPTPSPTVRPTPTPTPTPTPTPSPTPAPTASPTPTPVPSPTPTPEDPAASPRQLQATPKASPKPRAGTGSPEGYVNPDAPVPLRGTLVDDRNRPLAGWAVGIPALGRWASTDAEGRYRMDLPMGPHEVAVRDPESNVVLTKAVRIITPRGLELPLSVVVPVGTCKGTVHDGVTKQPIGDATVRLTRGATQVSQQSRDNGSFALADLTPGEWRYVVTRHRYRPYENVVTVQAKKDVTLRVDLMPKPGSLTGKVTNPQGKGIASVSVLLPTMRLETLTDGSGNYQFADVPAGQHQLQFTQGAKRLATTVVRVTADEASTENLTVKPVVETPAKGGTLGGNVVDGQTRRPIAGAKVVVETRELTVLTITGPDGSFRVTDLPAGRYRVSVSRPGYQTNGAQVQVTAQAGGQVTIPLTAGR; this is translated from the coding sequence GTGTCGTCCCCACATCGCCATCGCTCGCTTTTCGCCAGCTGCCTTCAGGTCCTGACGGCCGCCAGTCTGTGCCAGGCCAGCTGGCCGGTTCCGGTGCTGGCAGACCCGTTGCCCAGCACCACCTCGATCTGGGGCTACTCGGGCCTGGTCATCATGCCGACCGCCGCGGTCATGGGGTTCCGCGATTTTTCCCTGGGCAGCAGCGTCATGTCTCAGAAGCTGCGCGTGGATGGGCTGACCCCCTTTGCCACCGCCGGCATCTTCGAGGGGCTGGAAGCGGGCGTCCTGTACGGGGTTCCCCTGCAGGGCTTCACCGGGCTCTCCGCCCACGCGAAGTACCAGCTGGTGCGCCCCACGCGCGAGCGCCCGACCGCCGTGGCGGTGGGTCTCAGCCTGATCGGCGTCGGCGGCCCGGAGCGCTACGTGGAAGGCAACAACCTTTACCTGGTGCTCAGTCAGGACTTCAACCTGCAGATGAACGGCAAGACCTACACCTGGCTGACGGGACACTTCGGCTTCGCCGGCAACCTGTCCTTCGGGGCCCGCATGATGGCCGGAGCCGAGTTGCCGTTCGGCGAAACCCTCAGCCTGTTTGGCGACTACCTGGGCCCGCTGGGCGGTCGGAGTGGCTATTTCAATCTGGGCGCGGCGGTGCGGCCGCTGAAGGACTGGCAGGTGCGGGCCTACACCATGGGGTATCCCGACGCCGGCTGGAGCGATCGCGACTACGCGGTGGGCGTCAGCTATTCGGGGAATGTCCTGGGAAACGCTCCGGGGGTCGGTGAGCGGCCCCCCAAAAAGGCCAGCCCACGCCCGACCCCCACGCCTCAGCCCACCCCGGAACCCACGCCCGAGCCCACGCCCGAGGCGACACCGGAACCGACGCCCTCGCCCACGCCGAGCCCCACCGTCCGCCCGACGCCCACGCCGACGCCGACGCCGACGCCGACGCCGAGCCCCACGCCGGCGCCCACCGCCTCGCCGACCCCGACGCCCGTTCCGTCCCCCACGCCGACCCCGGAGGACCCGGCGGCCAGCCCCCGCCAGCTGCAGGCCACGCCCAAAGCCTCTCCGAAACCCCGCGCCGGCACGGGTTCGCCCGAGGGCTACGTCAATCCGGATGCGCCGGTGCCCCTGCGCGGCACCCTCGTGGACGACCGCAATCGCCCCCTGGCCGGCTGGGCCGTGGGGATCCCCGCGCTCGGGCGCTGGGCCAGCACCGATGCGGAGGGGCGCTACCGCATGGACCTGCCGATGGGCCCTCACGAGGTGGCCGTGCGCGATCCGGAGAGCAACGTGGTGCTGACCAAGGCCGTCCGCATCATCACCCCGCGCGGGCTGGAACTGCCCCTTTCGGTGGTGGTGCCGGTGGGAACCTGCAAGGGCACGGTGCACGACGGCGTGACCAAGCAGCCGATCGGTGACGCGACCGTCCGCCTGACGCGCGGGGCCACCCAGGTGAGCCAGCAGAGCCGCGACAACGGCAGCTTCGCCTTGGCGGACCTCACACCGGGAGAATGGCGCTACGTCGTGACCCGCCACCGCTATCGCCCCTATGAGAACGTCGTGACGGTGCAGGCCAAAAAGGACGTGACGCTCAGGGTCGATCTGATGCCCAAGCCGGGCAGCCTGACTGGCAAGGTGACCAATCCGCAGGGGAAAGGCATCGCGAGCGTGTCGGTGCTGCTCCCGACCATGCGGCTCGAGACGCTGACCGACGGCAGTGGCAACTACCAGTTCGCCGACGTGCCGGCCGGACAGCATCAGTTGCAATTCACTCAGGGAGCCAAGCGCCTGGCCACCACGGTGGTGCGGGTGACGGCGGACGAGGCCAGCACCGAAAACCTGACGGTCAAGCCGGTCGTGGAAACGCCGGCCAAGGGGGGCACCCTGGGCGGAAACGTGGTCGACGGCCAAACGCGGCGCCCCATCGCGGGGGCCAAGGTCGTGGTGGAAACCCGCGAGCTGACGGTCCTCACGATCACGGGGCCCGACGGCAGTTTCCGCGTCACGGATCTGCCGGCGGGGCGCTATCGCGTGTCGGTCTCGCGCCCGGGCTATCAGACCAACGGGGCCCAGGTCCAGGTGACCGCCCAGGCCGGCGGCCAGGTCACGATTCCACTGACGGCAGGGCGCTGA
- the lgt gene encoding prolipoprotein diacylglyceryl transferase, with protein MIPYPQIGPDIVALGPIHIRWYGMSYLMGFFLGYLLLKKRNVETGLKLDQELLADFAFYIFLGVILGGRLGYVLFYHPMLYLTHPEEILYIFRGGMSFHGGMIGTWIAGYLFCKKHGIHFYRLADAVIPAIPIGLGLGRLGNFINGELWGRPTDVPWAMVFPMDPTGLPRHPSQLYEFGLEGVLIFTILMAMRRLPLPPGFLFWSFVTLYAMARITSEFFREPDAHLAFLFSQITAGMLLSLPMLVVGIVMLVVLGWRKDRGTNLPAAS; from the coding sequence GTGATTCCATACCCTCAGATTGGCCCGGATATCGTGGCCTTGGGCCCCATCCACATCCGCTGGTACGGCATGTCCTACCTGATGGGGTTTTTCCTGGGCTACCTGTTGCTGAAGAAACGCAACGTGGAGACGGGCTTGAAGCTCGACCAGGAGTTGCTTGCGGATTTCGCCTTCTATATCTTCCTCGGCGTGATTCTGGGGGGACGCCTCGGCTACGTGCTGTTCTACCACCCGATGCTTTACCTCACGCATCCGGAGGAGATCCTCTATATCTTCCGCGGCGGCATGTCCTTCCACGGGGGGATGATCGGCACCTGGATCGCGGGCTATCTGTTCTGCAAGAAGCACGGCATCCACTTCTATCGCCTGGCCGATGCGGTCATCCCGGCCATCCCGATCGGGTTGGGGCTCGGGCGGCTGGGCAACTTCATCAACGGGGAGCTGTGGGGCCGTCCCACCGACGTGCCCTGGGCCATGGTGTTTCCCATGGACCCCACCGGGTTGCCGCGTCATCCCTCGCAGCTTTACGAGTTCGGCCTGGAAGGCGTGCTGATTTTCACCATCTTGATGGCCATGCGCCGGCTCCCGCTGCCACCGGGCTTCCTGTTCTGGTCCTTCGTGACGCTCTACGCCATGGCCCGCATCACCAGCGAATTCTTCCGTGAGCCCGATGCGCACCTGGCCTTCCTGTTCTCCCAGATCACCGCGGGCATGCTGCTGAGCCTGCCGATGCTCGTGGTGGGGATTGTCATGCTGGTCGTGTTGGGCTGGCGGAAGGACCGCGGCACCAACCTACCGGCTGCTTCCTGA
- a CDS encoding type II CAAX endopeptidase family protein, protein MTWNLAGFRHLPPSSPPGLAAPLPLGHALALWGTSLLGMWLVSLAFLAFPGVPHHLPLFVGTVALLAVLLPSLAMCFWPWLPQRVELPTYRRPALSIVGVAVLVSFPLYSLSAMIFTTLGDGSQVTQASASFAGGAQTAWWSLLGLWLAYALLPAVSEELLYRGLLQSSLLHRWGPSWGITLTAALFACSHMEAAGILPRMLMGLWFGYLAWRTGSLWASTWAHAWNNTWGVLWLSTQGSLTLSPWLITCVSLACLAGAAWLLHRLNTFSAPVEGPAVAGPSGPRRLVSLPSSQGRPTTRPRYLEADDLDDAE, encoded by the coding sequence ATGACCTGGAACCTGGCCGGCTTTCGACACCTGCCCCCTTCGTCCCCGCCCGGCCTGGCGGCCCCGTTGCCGCTGGGGCACGCGCTGGCGCTCTGGGGCACCTCGCTGCTCGGCATGTGGCTGGTGTCCCTCGCGTTTCTGGCCTTTCCGGGCGTGCCTCACCACCTGCCCCTCTTCGTCGGCACGGTGGCCCTGCTGGCCGTCTTGCTGCCTTCTCTGGCGATGTGTTTCTGGCCCTGGTTGCCCCAGCGCGTGGAACTGCCCACCTACCGCCGGCCGGCCCTGTCGATCGTGGGGGTTGCGGTGCTGGTGTCCTTTCCCCTGTACAGCCTGAGTGCCATGATCTTCACCACCCTGGGAGACGGCTCTCAGGTCACCCAAGCCTCGGCCTCGTTTGCCGGTGGCGCCCAGACCGCCTGGTGGTCGCTGCTGGGCCTCTGGCTGGCATATGCCCTGTTGCCGGCCGTCAGCGAGGAACTGCTGTACCGCGGGCTGCTGCAATCGTCCTTGCTGCATCGCTGGGGACCCAGCTGGGGCATCACCCTCACGGCGGCGCTGTTTGCGTGTTCGCACATGGAGGCGGCCGGCATCCTGCCCCGCATGCTGATGGGCCTGTGGTTCGGCTACCTGGCCTGGCGCACCGGGTCACTGTGGGCCAGCACCTGGGCCCATGCCTGGAACAACACCTGGGGCGTGCTGTGGCTGTCCACCCAGGGCAGCCTGACCCTGTCCCCGTGGCTGATCACCTGCGTGAGCCTGGCTTGTCTGGCCGGGGCGGCCTGGCTGCTGCATCGCCTGAACACCTTCTCGGCGCCAGTGGAGGGGCCAGCCGTCGCGGGGCCGAGTGGGCCCCGCCGGCTGGTCTCGCTGCCGTCCTCGCAAGGCCGACCGACCACGCGCCCCCGCTACCTGGAAGCCGACGACCTGGACGACGCCGAGTAA
- the pgeF gene encoding peptidoglycan editing factor PgeF yields MAVEFQRQTGPNGVTFLVCPALPVRHGFSLRTGGVSRGEFASLNLGRSSGDDLTDVAANRDRWQAALGLTQPVFSLHQVHGAVLHHVDADTAAQPGEWQGDALFTRQTGRAIGVFTADCAPLLLASSDGTAVAAVHAGWRGTVAGAAGATVAAFEAAGISPDQLTVAVGPTIGPCCFEVGTEVVETFAATPWYDPAIVRPGTRGNPHLDLFTALEGQLRWAGVPADAIHLSRLCTACDADAFYSWRRDGGRSGRHLATIVCGARGSA; encoded by the coding sequence ATGGCTGTCGAATTCCAGCGCCAAACGGGGCCCAACGGGGTCACCTTCCTGGTCTGTCCCGCCTTGCCGGTGCGGCACGGTTTTTCCCTGCGGACGGGCGGCGTCAGCCGTGGCGAGTTTGCGAGTCTGAACCTGGGCCGAAGTTCCGGGGATGACCTGACCGACGTGGCGGCCAACCGCGACCGCTGGCAAGCCGCCCTGGGCTTGACTCAACCGGTGTTCAGCTTGCATCAGGTCCACGGCGCCGTTCTCCACCACGTCGACGCCGACACGGCGGCCCAGCCCGGCGAGTGGCAGGGAGATGCGCTGTTCACCCGGCAGACAGGGCGAGCCATCGGGGTGTTCACCGCCGACTGCGCGCCGCTGCTGCTGGCCTCGTCGGATGGCACGGCCGTGGCGGCCGTCCACGCGGGCTGGCGGGGCACGGTGGCCGGTGCGGCGGGCGCGACGGTCGCCGCCTTCGAGGCGGCGGGCATTTCTCCCGACCAGTTGACGGTGGCCGTCGGCCCGACAATCGGGCCGTGCTGTTTCGAGGTGGGCACTGAGGTGGTGGAAACCTTTGCCGCCACGCCCTGGTACGATCCGGCCATCGTGCGGCCAGGCACCCGGGGAAATCCGCACCTGGACCTGTTCACAGCGTTGGAAGGGCAACTGCGCTGGGCCGGCGTCCCGGCGGACGCGATCCATCTCAGCCGCCTTTGCACCGCCTGCGATGCCGACGCCTTCTATTCCTGGCGTCGCGATGGCGGGCGTTCGGGACGCCACCTCGCCACCATCGTCTGCGGCGCGAGGGGGTCCGCATGA